One genomic window of Mycteria americana isolate JAX WOST 10 ecotype Jacksonville Zoo and Gardens chromosome 6, USCA_MyAme_1.0, whole genome shotgun sequence includes the following:
- the C6H15orf61 gene encoding uncharacterized protein C15orf61 homolog translates to MRALRRLHEAAVGLLLGRGTAAAPRPAASEVLSQHLRQRGLPHWTSYCVKYSAVRNDQFGLSHFNWRVNGANYHILRTGCFPFIKYHCSRAAPQDLALQNAAFTALKVLNAGIPTLLYGIGSWFFVSVTETVHTSHGPVTIYFLNKEDEGAMY, encoded by the exons ATGCGGGCGCTGAGGCGGCTGCATGAGGCGgccgtggggctgctgctggggcggGGAACGGCGGCagcgccccgtcccgccgcctcGGAGGTGCTGAGCCAGCACCTGCGGCAGCGCGGCCTGCCCCACTGGACCTCGTACTGCGTCAAGTACAGCGCCGTGCGCAACGACCAGTTCGGCCTCTCCCACTTCAACTGGCGGGTGAACGGCGCCAACTACCACATCCTGCGCACCGGCTGCTTCCCCTTCATCAAGTACCACTGCTCCCGCGCCGCCCCGCAGGACCTGGCGCTACAGAACGCCGCCTTCACCGCTCTCAAGGTCCTCAACGCCG gCATCCCAACTTTACTATATGGAATTGGCTCCTGGTTCTTTGTCAGTGTCACAGAGACTGTTCATACGAGTCATGGCCCAGttactatttattttctaaataaagaagATGAAGGCGCAATGTACTGA